The sequence GTTTGTATCAGAACAGCAtggtatataaatttttccatACTTGGTGGTTTGAGTACATTTTCTCTGTGTTGACAACTGTCTAATAATCAGCAGCGTAAGAGAGCCAAAAGTTCTTATTGGCTACTTAGGATACAACATAGGTCAAGACTAGTTGCAACTGAGgacattattaaatatttacattctGGTACTTTGTTTTATAAGATGATAGGAAAtacagtttttatttttcaaaggACAAAGTACAGTAGAATCAATCTTCATTGCAAGTGACAAGGAAGtgaataattgatattaagtTACTGCCTCATTCTAGACATGGTAACAAGGCAAGATCAAGGATCACTATTGTGAACACTTGAACGACGTCTagcaattttttgaaattaaaaaagagtCCCTTCTCTCCAAGAACAACTCTCAATGCTTGCGACTGGACAACAGTAAGAGTTGCAAAAATGGAGTGCACATAGTTCATCAGTATTGCTACCGTGaactccaaaaagaaaaagggttgtggcTCTGGTTGTTTTTTAGGTTCTGTCTCATATCCCTCGCCTCTTTATTGCCGACCACCTCAAAGCAGGGTTGTTGGCTGCAAGAAAACagagaaaagaattaaattccTCCTTCTAAGTTAATATATACTGCAAACTCACAGAGCTTATGCTTGACTACTCGTAAGAACTCGCCTCTTTTACTTCTCAGGCTCCTCTCTGAAGTACCTGTTCGGAACCATAGTTTGAGATGCATGATTAATATCAACCAAAGTATCCACTTGTTCCTtgataagaagaaaatttagtttccaaattaaatttaaccaTAGTTTAGAGTTAAAAACCATGATACTTAAAACATtgccataaaaaattaaagacctGGTTATTAGCAGCTCGGTCGTACAGCCCTGGAGGTCTGGCATTGAGGTCGATCAAAAAATCCTCCATTTTCTCATCACTTTCAGAACTGTTACCTATAAACGAGTTTGGAGAAAACCGATGATTTTGCAGATTCTCTTTTTCTCGGAGACGGCCCTTTTGTGATCCCAGCTCCTCTCGGCTTCCAGGCTTATCATTCCCTGGAAACTACACAAGTTCACCACAGAAGAAGTAAACCATGTGTCCGATATTTAATTCTTGCAAGAATGAGAGCAAGCGTCTTCAACATCAACTACAAACCTCAACTCTCTGCCTGAGCAGGAGATATCTTCTGTGGGTTCTTTTGCCACCTACGTGGACGATCATGTCGCATTGCAGACAAAGAGAACTTCCATCGATCTCGCAATAAAAGAAAGCTACATAAAAAGGTTGATGAAGGATTTTTGACAAGATTGTTACTTTTTAACATGAGAAAAAGGAAGGATTTGAAAAAGCATACCAGGTGCATTTTCGCATATGTCGCAACGCGGGACTTCACTTAGCTCGGCAAGCCCAACTCGTATGTGTCTACTAGCAAGCTTGTTACACGTATGAACCTGCCAACGCCATGTTAGCCTATTCATTGTGGCTATAATCACTGCTAATCTGAATATGCTGAGGGGCTCGTCATGCCGCTAAGTAAATAAACCACAGTATACCACCAAAAAGCattagaagaaagaaaaaagctaTAAGCTCCTCTTCAAGACTGGGCCGAAGCCATGACAAGAATAAAGGCAATGCACAAGCAAACCAAATATTGAAATCAAAAGTTATATCAactcaaagaaaaaagtgtCATATGCCTCCAAGAATTCAGATGTTCAaaagggtgtttggctaagtttatttaaaagatattataaggtacgatatttttaagttgttcttgaaattcataaGGTGGTTTTGAATGTTCGGATGAAATAAGATAACgaatctattaaaattttaaaattaaattatgacaTCCTTATGGAAATCTAATATCTTATCTTGGAAACTTATAAGCTGCAGCGCTTAGAAATTTACAATAGCTTCTCTCCTTTTGAACATCTTACCACGTGTTTGTGGGAAATTCTAATTCAGACCTAATTCGGTCggatcttaattaatttatggtaaGTCAGTTTATTTATCGTATTATTAGTGTACAACTCAAAAAGACTAACCAATTACATACTAAGTACGCtctataattgatttggttcgaCAAAATATGATCGGTGTAAAagaaattcatattaaaagGCTGTTTATGAGTTCAGGACAAATAAACCATTCATGATTGTCTTAACTATGGGACATAAATAAGTTACACGCAACtccttaataaaaattataataacagcTAGATAAGAATCTATCATAAGTTCATAAGCTATGAAAACATCACCAGAGACAGCCAACTAATCAGAATCCAACGCATACTCTACACAATCTTCAATGCAAAAATACACTCAAAACTCAtactaaaaaaagaagatcCCAATTAGATCCACACATCTATACATCCATTCACCTACCCAGACACAACCAGAAATACCTTATCATCACAAGCACGACAAAGCGCCGCTTCATCCGCCGCGCAGAATAAAGTCGCCGCCGCACTCTCACAAACGTCGCACAGCGTCCTCATTGCCACTATTTATCTCTTCAATTTTCAGTTACCCCACGCAGATACCTCTTTCACTTCACAGTCACCACagacatacatatacatacataaatacGCGTATAACACCTCGCCATAAACTTACAGATACGGGCAACTATACGTATATACGACTCAAACACACACTAGAATACACTGACTGTGTGTTTGAATGAAGGTTACGTATTATTGAGACAAGGCGAGGTTTTCGGCGGCGGGTTTTTATAAGGTGTGGCAGGGGACAGAACAGTGGCTGGGCCGGGGTTCCGAGGAAGGCGTGCAGGATTTCGGAGGTACAAGGAAAACGGGTCAACAAGTTGCGTGCGAGGTTTTCTAAGCTACCTCGCCAGTGCACAGTAAACCGGGTGTATTCACTGTGCTTAGCTGCCGCGTCCCCATATATTAGTTGATTTGGGGTGCATCCCCACTTTGCCCTCATCAACTAATAACTTTCACACAAGTGTCCtcatattcttgaaatttaaaaaatatatgaaattaattattctccaataatgagttttttttattattttatagatcctgttaaatttatagtaagatattataatacaaaacaaggtgaaatagaataatttaaaattgaaagaatatGGGAATAACGTAGTATAGAGACACATGTCCTACTAATAATGTGACActataggaataattacacttttcttccttgaagtttgatttaattatacgtaaacccCTGAaggttgaaaaattatatttagcatccttgagatttattttcatctaacaaattagTTCATCcagttagttaaaattcaccaaatttgctaatattaatagaaaaattagaaaaaagatctatatttatgaccaaattatcctcatacgtcttcatgcATTAATGAATGCGAAAAGGCATATCTTAACCATTATAAATGTCatttagacaaaaaaaattatttggtatataataagtcaatcgatggtcaattttcattcaattttttttttaatatcaacaaatttgatatGTTTTAACTAACGAAAGGGATTAGTTGTTAGACAAAAGTAAATGTGATGAGTggtatatgtaatttctaaaaCCACATAGGATCTACTGTAATTGCACCGAATTTTATGAAAGaggaatgtaattatctgtaaaaaaataaaaagaataattataagaaagtACCAATTACTATCTCCCAAACTataaaaacatacaaataTTAGTTGATATGATTTAGCCGAAGTGCGGCATGCAGTGCAATCAATGTTCCATTTGGTGCAATGTATTATTTGTTCTAGATTCATAAGAAACTCATAGTTTTATCCTAAAACAGCATCTTAATACGGGATGAGACATTTAAACTTATaagtctttattttttacgaAACTTATAATTCTATCTTAAAACGGCATCTCAACAAGGGATGAGACATTTGGCTTTATAAGCATGATTTCGTACAAAGCTCACAATTTTGCCCTTATCGacattttaccaaaaaatgagatatttaACTTACGTTCCATTCGAACtccttatttataattaatatgggACGTATACCAACACTAAGCAGTTAAGCTAAAAGATTGCATATGCTTTTGTtgcattacattaaaaaaaaaacaattaatttcttaagttTATCtctattacaaatatatttaaaaaaaaaattattggagtTAAAATATTGAAGTATAGGGTAGATCCACAACCAACAGCCACGTGTagagaaaacaaattatttttatattttgtttgaaatattttattagagtCTCATCAAACTGCTGCAGAAACCTCTTTGCTAATCGGAATCATTATTTGGAATGAAAACAACCCTTCGTCCATTCCTAGCCACCACTCTCATATCTTCTATGtcccacaaatatttttctcattgtaCATGCTGTTGTCATTTTTGTGCAATTGGGCCGCCCCAACTTCCACATTCGGCCCAACACACCATGGACCGACCTTATGGGCCTAGCATTTGGGCATGTCTATGGAAATAAGGGGGTGTTTACACAcgcttttcaaattttgattccCTAAAAACACTTTTGAAGTGTTTTGGATGCTTATTTCTGCTTCTAAAAGCACTTTGGGGGTGcttttttggctttttttaaataaatataattttattttttactattttactcttattataataatttaattaaattttattgtttttattttatttttaaaattgtacatTTAAAGTTTATATcgaagtttttaaataatttaaattttaacaatcattaaatttacactttcatatatttaatattttaagttttttctattttatgcattatatcatctaattatattatttcattcacatataattatttgataattaataaagtaacttttttatagtcatgtaagtttaattattgtgcatgaattaatattatattacttagtgggagcattattaacttaaatatatattttattatttttaaaaacacaaatatgaaatactaatcgaaataaaatttatgattttttgtgaaaaataattattagtgacaaacaacaagtgaaataataagcaaaaaaaatagtatctttTCAACACATAGGGACAAAACAGTCTTCCATCgattaagttttattttagaagtgaTTTTCTCCATGCATTATTCAATTTAgcttttatctattttttttcactttttttacaaacactgcccacttttaattctactacaacttttaacttttttctacaaaattcAATTCTCTAAAATCAGAAGTTTTTGGAAACACTCGATAAATAAGAACTTGTCTAGAAAAAGGGTAAATCACACTTTCAGTCTTTATATTTTGGGTCAAAATATCGGtccctaaattttttaaggtgGATCGgtttttaatctttataaattataataattttgatccaattaattaaattgagtttAAATATGTTAAGTGAGGGGGGAATCAAATTGATCTCAATCTTAATAATGTGAAAGATTATGaagtaaaatcaattttcatccGAAGTATagagaccaaaagtgtaatttatctttgtttgGAAGTACATTGCAAAAGTTAATCTGGttgggttttctttttattaatattaaatacattttaaaaacaagacgacactttttaaaatgtgtattttttttagagaatAACTTTAGTTTCAAAAGTGCTTGCTGAAATTCACTAAATATTTAAGCAACTTTAATAGTATACATTTAGTGTAACGAGACTTTATTCGATTGGTAAAGTTGAAAAATCTCACAAtcacaatattataaattcaagtcctacaaatatatacatatattttttattcgaaaaaatatattttgatttgtaataagtCGAGACGATGGTAAATTtcgttcattttttttgtatatcagcaaattttgtGAACAAAAACTTACTTAGTTCATCCCTTATAACATTAGTTTGGGCATTAATATGTAGGAATATTAGTGTGAAGTGAAATAGTTAAAAGAGTTGAATAGATTTGGAGACGTCTATTAGTGTTGATTAATGAGGGGATGTTGATTGGGCCCACGCCCACCTTCAGCCGGTAGGTTTAGACAGGTTGGTTTGTGGGTAATCATCAACTGTCTATTGCTTAACCACTTacctctcttctttctctcttaaCAAAAAAGTCAACCGTTTCCTCATAATTTAATCATCTTACGCTCATCATTTCCTTGAATTTGCAAACACTTTGCATTGGAGAATATGTGCCCATTTTGCCTCTCCcactttctcttcttttcatgTAAACACTTGTCATttagaatataaatttatattttattgacataaaataataataataataattaactataatttttctttttaacaataacatcaaaagaaaattaattaatatttttttattttacagaaaaaaaatggtaatACTGctgataatttttgtcttcattacaatatatttaaactttaccacgtttattttatttgattagtttatacaaactaaatagtataaaatcgTATGTTGTTTACTTTGAGAGATTGGAGTCATTGTTCACCATAGAAGCTCCATAATTCATCCCACCAACTTTGGTGGGTTGAGTTATCACGAGAATAGTGGTCATTGGACAAGGACTTGAAATATCTTTTTTCTCCCCAATTCTTCGCCTGCGTTTACCTTTAGAATTATGTTGGTAATtttattcctttattttttttgttggtaattttattttagagtCTTTTACTCTAGCAATATTTTTTGCGTGATTATTTAGTAATAGTGAATTActtttgtttgtaattttgttttaattatgcTGTTGATAAAAttctatgtaatttattattcattatttttgttttaattttatgtgagGATcacgattatttatttagaatttttcgaAATATGCGTGTCGCAGAGTATATTGCACAATGTgaaaatttatcttaattttaaactaatttatcTATGCTATGGCATTTTTCAAATGGacttaaagaacaaaaagaggCGCAACAAGGTCATTTACccattttatgtataaattataccaaacttaaaaaaaaaagaatataatatattccAACATTAATTTATCAGATACGTGAACAGCATAGTAAATGATGATTATTGCAGCAGTACAAGACCAAAataggtaaaaaaataaacataaaaataaatgttgtaTGATAGTGTTGAGATTGTATTTGATGGTCTGAAAAAATGGTCCAAGGTGGGGCGCAGTTTAATGATTTCACCATGTTACTTTCTGCGGTGAAATAATGATTTTCAACCTTCCTTTGCTAAAATCTTACCATAAGTCTACGTATTGATGTCTTTTAATTatggttcaaattttataaataaatttaagttcaTCTGTTTGAAGTATATTAAATGTGTGGttatgtattaaatttattttattgcttttaataatattaaatgtattgTATTATACAGTTCATTGATTAAAGTAttggtataattatgttattgttatattaaaaaataaaaccttaaTTTAATTGACTAAATATCACTATTTATGAGAttgttaatttcaattatattaatatgtataaaattattatttattttaatttgagtgattaaaaaataaaattatttttatatttaaattaatagaaaaatgaaatgagaGATGAGGCAATGTTGCTCGAAAAATACCAAAAGAAGTGGGAGAACTTGTAGTACAGGAGAGAGGGTGGGCGGTGGAGCGCGCCATTCCGAGCTAGTGGCGCGTGGAGTCTGGAACTCAACGCAACGGTAAAGTTATTGGTCCAGATACTCCCGTTGTACCGTAGTCTACGCCCTTGAGTTCAATCCACCGACGACGCTCACGTGGGCACGTGCTTCTCCCCCAGGCTTTTCAAAGTAAAGCAAGGGCAAGTTCGTCATTCTATGCTCTCGTCCATTCCCGGAGGCGCAACAAGTATAACGTTCACACTCATCTCGCCATTTACGCCTCACTTAGTTCTGTCACTGTGtgcgtgtatatatatatatatatgtatacacacaatatttatttgtatatgtatatatacatagagagagagagtgagagtgagagttGCTAATGGCGTAAGAAGTTTCTCAACTTCAGTTGGGGTCGGGGGGTAAGATTTTTCACCGATTTTTACTGTTCCATTTAGTGTTGGTAGTTTGATCTTTgtcttcttcttgttcttaCTGCTTCCAGAAGTATTATATTCACTTTACTAGATGCGTAAAGTATATTCACCTGAACAAGACTGGGGGAGAACTCAAGCGTCGTTTCTAATCTTCAAGCTCACGCTTCAAGCTCTTTACTTTTAGAGAGATGAAACTTTCTGCAGTTGGGTTTTCGGCAATTAGAAAAAGTTTATCTGAGTTGCTAATCCACAATATCAGATAAGCTTTTGAATGTGTGTGCATTAAATGCTTAATCTTGTAGGGGCATTGTTACCAAAGTAAGCACGTAATTGTTATTAGTTTTTTCGtctttcaaaattaaggaTGGAGTTGCTCGTGGTTTCATGACCAAAtcctgattttttttttttttttgaggttTTTGCATTTGATGTTTAAATTTATGCGGGAATTCGACGATTACATTCTGCATTTATTCTGACTTCGCATGGGGGGAGCTTCTGATCGAATTCAATTACAAATCCTAATCTGAAGTATAGGTTCAATAGGAAACAACATGAAAAGGTGAAATCTTGATGTAACTGTCACCGTATAAAGTTGTAAATGATGTATGTTTTTTGTATACATGTTGTATCTGTATGTATCTGCGAGTGAGTGTTGGGGGTCCACTATTCATGTTTTCACCGGccatttgtaataaaaattaagaaatctATAAAAAAGCATCATGACTTGGACTTGAAGCATAGTTGGGGTCCCCATTAAGCAAAGCTATCTAatgttgatttttgttttgggaCTCTGTCAAAAATTGGAACTTTAGGTTTCTGTTGGAAGAAAAGGCATGAGGCCTAACATTAAGCAAAGTGATTAATCACAACCAACCCCTGAATTAttcccttttttcttaatcAATATTGTATTAGTTGGTTAAACCTTTCTATAACCAAGCTTTCTTTGTTGCGGATAAACAATCTATTGACCTGTTctggtattttatttatattagaaGGCACAACAACCCTGTTGTTCACTGGTCTAACTGCCTTGCCATGTTGGGCTAGCGAGATATGTCCATTCAGTAGTTCTGCATTGATTGTTCCTTTATTTGGGATTTCCAAGAAGTTCAAGTTATGGACGTTTCATCCTTCATGCAATAAGCCAAAACAAAGGGGAAATGGGAGCAATGGGTGCAGAAGACTTGATGAATTGGGACAAGCTGCAAGGTATGGGGAATGGGACAGAAGAGAAGATTTTGGTGTTGGTGAGGTTAAGGCCTTTGAGTGAGAAGGAGATTGCACGGAATGAAGTTTCCGACTGGGAATGCATCAACTCAACGACCATTTTGTACCGGAACAGCCTCCAAGAGCGGTCTGGACTTCCCACAGCTTATTCATTTGGTAAGCGGTGCTTTTATTTATCCCTggatttgataatttttccaGTTTAGGAGGAGAATTGATGGATCTCTAagcataatttatatttgcttTTTATACTGTCTGAACATAATTTCTCATGTTATATTATCAAGTCCTTAGTAGAAGGAATTGAAAGTATACCGTgtagtttttcttgtttcaggATAATTCTGGTTgtgttttactttatttatagaGTAAGTATCTGAACTTGTTGCTTGACGCTGGACTCTATTCCAGGATATTAATAGTAAATTTGATGTTAACCAATGCTAAAAGTTAACAGATTCCTCTATGAATTTGAAACAAGGAAATCTGGCATGTCAAATATGTCGCTCCCTCCTCacgtttatatataatttttaagattcCTTGGTGATTCTGAAACATCCATTACCCACTGTTTTATTGTATCTGTTTACATTTATGTGTGTAGACAGAGTATTTAGGGGTGACTGCAGAACAAGGGAAGTTTATGACGAAGGAATAAAGGACATTGTTCTTTCTGTTGTTGGTGGCATCAACTGTAAgttgaattaatgaaattactTGGTTACTTGTTACTTTCCGGATTctgtttttaatttcacttatTATGTGATATGTAATTGGTTTCAACTAATTGACAAAACATTTTGGACCAATTCATATCAGCAACTGTTTTTGCATATGGTCAAACAAGCAGTGGAAAGACATACACCATGAATGGTATCACTGAGTATGCAGTGGCtgatatttatgattatattcAAAAGGTATGTACGTTCGATGAGGATCCTGGATGACAGCAGACCAAATTGTTTCTCTACATTAGAGAAGTGCTTTTCTTTCTACCTTTATAAGAAATCTTAATGGAACTTTTCTTGGAAATgacaattttcttctctctcctccAGCATGAAGAAAGAGCATTCGTCTTGAAGTTTTCTGCAATGGAGATTTATAATGAAGTTGTTAGAGACCTTCTTAGCACAGATAATACTCCACTGCGGCTTCTTGATGATCCGGAAGTGAGTTTGAGTTACTATATTCTTCCTGCATGCTCATCTACGTagctttatttaattttcctaATTCTGCAGAGAGGGACTATTATAGAGAAGCTCACTGAGGAAACTTTGAGGGACCGGAATCACCTCAAGGAGTTGTTATCCATCTGCGAAGGTTTGGCAAACTTCCTCTTCATTGTTTGGTCTATGGTTGTAGCATTGTTATAATATAGTGGCAtgtgtcttttttatttattttaacttcTGTATAGCACAAAGACAAATCGGGGAGACCTCGTTGAATGAAACAAGCTCTAGATCCCATCAAATTCTTAGATTGGTTAGCTCCCTTCTCACTCCCCATACatcttatattataatatcaatttttctttcttttctggaAAATTTGAAGCCTCACAGTTGGCTcgtttttctttaatttctccaGACAATTGAAAGTTCTGCTCGTGAGTTTATAGGGAAGGGCAACTCAACCACCCTTGCTGCTAGTgtggtaaaaaaaattgaattttttgataaattagcTTACATGTATATGCTAATTCCTTCAAtggtttaaataaatataagttgcTCAGGTTTGTAAGTTATAGAATTCGTCGCCTGCAGAATTTTGTTGATCTGGCAGGAAGCGAGCGGGCGTCTCAAGCATTATCAGCAGGGCAAAGACTGAAAGAAGGCTGCCACATAAACCGCAGTTTGCTGACTTTGGGAACTGTCATTCGCAAACTTAGGTTAATTGATTCTGATTCCTTTGCTTCCTCTTTTACAAGCTGGCTGCCCTAAAGTTTCATAAGTCAATTATTAAGTGTAGTCACCAACTCATGATATTGAGCTTCCTTGTGTTTCACCTTGAGATAGTTGttgatgttttcattttcactaTCTTGCCTGCTTAGGctgtgtttttttctttttactttttattttttattttatagaggATCTTGAATCTATAATTGTCTATGGGTGTCTCTCTGAGGGTACTAGTCTTACTCCCCAAAAGTTTCACTTTGTGAGGAAATCTTAGTTTGATAAAGGATTGAGGCATGATTGTCATCACAATGATGATGgatgctctctctctctctgtgagTTCATTGTCTATCTccacacccacccacccacccaccctGTTCTGTAGATTTCTGACAATCTTATGCATGGGTAATACTCCTTTattgatttgtaatatatgTTGCATATTGTACGTTATATCCCCATCGAGTTTTTGAGCTGTTTAACTTAATGCAGCAAAGGAAGACATGGACACATAAATTACAGAGACTCAAAGCTTACACGTATACTGCAGCCTGCCTTGGGAGGCAACGCAAGAACAGCTATCATTTGCACCTTGAGCCCTGCTAGAAGCCATGTTGAGCAATCAAGAAATACCCTTTTATTTGCCAGCTGTGCAAAGGAAGTATCAACAAACGCAAAGGTCAACGTAGTGATGTCTGATAAGGCATTGGTGAAACATCTGCAGAAAGAGGTTGCCAGGTTGGAAAGTGAGTTAAGGACTCCAGGATCAGTATGTGACCATGGAGCATTgttaagaaagaaagatatgCAAATTGAAAAGGTTATGATTCTTCTTTTAGGAAATAGCAGACTTATCTGGTCTCCTTTTACATGTGTCCATTAATGATCATTTCTCAGTTCAACTTGATTTTCAATAACATCAATTTATCAAGATTTTGAGCtagtttatttttcaataaatgaaACGTGGACGAAATCTAACATGCcatatattttgtatgtttacTCAGtctcatttaattattattatttccaaACAGCGTTATTCTGTTTATTCAGGACTGGGAATCTTCTGACAATTAACAGATCCATAAACCTAGGATATAGcaagtatatatgtatatattcctAAGATAAAGTTTATATCAAGACTAATGTGATGAGTTATTCCTCTTATATGTACTGCTTACGGTTGCATATGAGAAACCCAACCGGGACACGATCTTGTATCATGCAATTCTTGGTTACAAATAGCTCCATGCTGATGTGATTTCATCTCTCACTATCTGCAGTTGGAGAAAGAGATTAGGGAGCTGAAGAAGCAGCGAGACCTTGCTCATTCTCGGATTGATGATCTACTACGAGCTATTGAAGGTGATAAAGGTTCACAAAAAGTCAACCAAATTCAGTCAGTTCATGGAGACTTTAGGAGTAAGGGAACTTCATACCTACTGCATACAGAAAATAGTgtggataatttttcatcTGATGATAGATCTGACCCAAGCCAAGAAATTGAGGATCCTGAGTTAGGAACTGGAGAAGATTCTGATGAAATATATAAGGAAGTTCGATGCATAGAGATTGATGAATCAGGCCACgacaaaatatatgaaccaCTGGGCCAGTCAACTAGTGAGAGTGAAGAAAGCATGCCAATGTTGTCCGAGCCTGGGAGTGTCCATATTGTCGAACAGCAGACATTATCAGCTTCATGTAGACAAGATAGTGGCACTGAAGACGGTTATGGTATGTTGCAGCAGAGAATTCGAGGTGGGCAGAACTCGATAGATTCTCTGTTTAGACCTCACCCTGATGCATTATCGCCTGGGGCCCCATCAACTAGTATGAAAGTTTCTGGGAGCCAAAAATTGACAAGAAGCCAGAGTTGCAGAGCTAATTTAATGACTGATTCACCTGACTTTCACATTGCTGAACAAAATGAAAGCACCCCTCCAACTGTGTTGGATAAAAGCTTCACAGGAAGACCAGAAGGTGCCTCCCTAAGGAAGCAATGGAAACTTCCTCCTGTGATCTATGGTGCAGATACTGTGATCCTGTCCAGAAATGATTCTCAATCTTCTGAGTTTAGTAGTTTTATAGATGAAATAAAGAACCAGACTTCCAGCCATGGCGATGAGGATATTCCTACTCTTGGTTCTTTTGTTGCAGGACTCAGGGAGATGGCAAAGCTTCAGTATGAAATTCAAACTGGCAATCAGGTGAGAGTGATACTAATCTCATACATATTCCATTCTTCTATCAAGTAGCAACTATCTTCTCgtacttttctttcttcttgtttttatttttcttgttagaGGAGTTTATCCTGGCTATTTGGTTCGTACTGGAAGGA comes from Sesamum indicum cultivar Zhongzhi No. 13 linkage group LG10, S_indicum_v1.0, whole genome shotgun sequence and encodes:
- the LOC105172927 gene encoding B-box zinc finger protein 19 isoform X1 → MRTLCDVCESAAATLFCAADEAALCRACDDKRHDEPLSIFRLAVIIATMNRLTWRWQVHTCNKLASRHIRVGLAELSEVPRCDICENAPAFFYCEIDGSSLCLQCDMIVHVGGKRTHRRYLLLRQRVEFPGNDKPGSREELGSQKGRLREKENLQNHRFSPNSFIGNSSESDEKMEDFLIDLNARPPGLYDRAANNQEQVDTLVDINHASQTMVPNRYFREEPEK
- the LOC105172927 gene encoding B-box zinc finger protein 19 isoform X3, which gives rise to MRTLCDVCESAAATLFCAADEAALCRACDDKVHTCNKLASRHIRVGLAELSEVPRCDICENAPAFFYCEIDGSSLCLQCDMIVHVGGKRTHRRYLLLRQRVEFPGNDKPGSREELGSQKGRLREKENLQNHRFSPNSFIGNSSESDEKMEDFLIDLNARPPGLYDRAANNQEQVDTLVDINHASQTMVPNRYFREEPEK
- the LOC105172927 gene encoding B-box zinc finger protein 19 isoform X2, whose amino-acid sequence is MRTLCDVCESAAATLFCAADEAALCRACDDKRHDEPLSIFRLAVIIATMNRLTWRWQVHTCNKLASRHIRVGLAELSEVPRCDICENAPAFFYCEIDGSSLCLQCDMIVHVGGKRTHRRYLLLRQRVEFPGNDKPGSREELGSQKGRLREKENLQNHRFSPNSFIGNSSESDEKMEDFLIDLNARPPGLYDRAANNQVLQRGA